AACTACAACTAGATAAACTATAGCAGATTGTAGATTGTTTATATACCAATTATATCACTATAATAACCATTTGCAGTTAATTAAACCATTAAACTTGTAATTTGTGTACGATAAGTATAATATCTCTTCTAGATATAAACTATATACGGCTGGGGATAGAATATGCCTATAGGAGCGGCTGAAGTAGTTGGAATATTGTTATTGCTAATAGTATTAACAGTAATTCTTTCTAGATCTTTAAGAGTTGTTAGAGAATGGGAAAGATTAATTGTTTTAAGGCTTGGGAAATATGTAGGTATTAAAGGTCCTGGACTAGTACTGTTGGTACCATTTGTTGATAGAGGTCTTATTGTTGATATAAGGCTTCATACTATTGATGTACCTAAACAAGAGGTTATAACGAAAGATAATGTTACAATAAAAGTTGATGCAGTAGTCTATTATAGAGTTGTGGATCCTGAGAAAGCTATACTAAGGGTTAGGGATTATAATTATGCAATTGCATTATTGGCACAAACAACATTAAGGGATGTTATTGGTCAAATAGAGTTAGATGATGTTTTATCGAAGAGAGAGGAAATTAATAAGAGAATTCAAAATATAATTGATGGTATAACTGAGCCTTGGGGTATAAAAGTATCTATGGTTACGATAAAAGCTGTAGAGCTACCTGAAGGAATGATAAGAGCCATGGCATATCAAGCTGAGGCTGAAAGAATTAGACGTGCTAGAATTATAGAAGCAGAGGCTGAGAGAACAGCATCAGCTATTCTCTCAGACGCTGCATTAATATATGAGAAGCATCCTATAGCTCTTAGGCTTAGAGAACTTCAAACCTATGTTGATATAGCTAAGGAGAAAAATGTTATAATAATAACAGAGAGTCTAGGTGCTAAGACAACAGCAGAGGCTATAGCTACAGCATTAGCGACTACTTCTATTCAAAGGGGAGAAGGGAAGAAAGAATAGGTATAGAATATGAATAAATCCAAAATACAAATTTTATGGATATTATTATTCTTCATGGCTACCATATTTATAGTCCATGTAAGTTTTTTATATTCTCAACAAACTCTCAATACAAAAGCTATTTTAATAAGAATAGATGGTATTGTCGGGACTATAGATAAGCCAACAGAGGACTATGTAAGGTATGCCTTGAGTTTAGCTACTGATAGAGGTGTTCCATTAATAATAATAGTGAATAGCTATGGAGGTTACTTAGAATCAACTATAAATATTGCTGATATTCTTCTCAATGCCAAGGTGCCTGTAATAGGATTCATAGCCGATAAGGCATTTAGTGCTGCAAGCATAGTTGTACAGCCTATGCATATAGTTGCGATAACACCCTATGGTGTTATAGGTGCTGCACAACCCATACAAATAAATCCTGTTACAGGACAATATGAATATGTAAATGAGAGTAAGGTTATAAATAGTATTGTTGCTTTGGCCACAAGATATGCTGAAGCTAGGGGAAGAAATAAGACAGCTGTTGAGATGTTTATACGAAGAAACCTAGTTTTAAGAGGGGAGGAAGCTGTGAAATATCATGTTGTAGATATTATTGCAAATGACCTAGACGATCTTATAAATAAAGTGAATAATCAAATGGTAACAATATCGTATGGAGATCATAGATATAACGTTACAATAAGAATAGATGGGTATGAGTATATAGAGCCAGGGCTTCAGATACAGCTATATGCATATCTAAGAGATTCACTAATAAATTCTATATTATGGTTCATAGGATTTTTTGGAACATTTATACTATTATTAACTGGAAGAATAGATTTAATACCATTTACAATAGTATTTCTATTGTTAGCACTTGTAGGAGGGGGTATGGATATAAATGTGGTATCTGTATTACTTATAGGATTAGGAAGTATATTAATTGCAATAGAACTTGTGACACCAGGTTATGGTATTTTAGGAATTAGTGGTATAATAGCTTTAACATTTGGTTTTCTATTAATGCCCATGGCACCAGCAACATATCTTTATCCGAGTGTTATTGAATCGATTAGAATAATAATTCTAATATTGGGTGGAGGATTAGGAGCACTCTTTTCATTCATTATGTATAAGATTTTAGAAACTAATAGGAAAAGAAAACATATTCAAATCTCGTCCATTGTACAAGCTCAGATCGGTAAAGTTGTTGAGAAAATAGAACCTAATAAGAAAGGATTGGTTATGGTTGGTGGAGAATATTGGTCAGCTGAATCTGATGAGGTCATAGAACCTGGTGAAGAAGTTGAAGTAATAGGGCGGAAGGGCTTCACATTAATTGTGAGAAAGAAAAGGACATAGCATTCAAAATATATGACAAAATCTATCTATGCTTGATATAGACGATGACTATAGATACTCGTTCAATAATATTTAAAATTTAACTTATTCATCTATATAAAAATTTGATAATTATCATATTGGTGATTATCTTGAATAGCAAAAAACTTGTATTAGCGGTTCATGGTGGTGCTGGAAGATGGAATTTGGATAATGATACTAGAGAGGCAGTCTATAGATCGTTGCGAGATGCTCTTAATGCTGGATTTAATGTATTGAAATCTGGTGGAAAAGCATTAGACGCTGTGGTTGAAGCTGTAAAGGTATTAGAAGATTCAGAGATTTTTAATGCAGGTATTGGAAGTGCATTAAATGCTCTTGGCTATGTTGAGATGGATGCGGGTATCATGGATGGTAGAAGTCTGAGAGCTATAGGTATTGGAGCTACTAGATATCCTAAAAATCCTATAGTTTTAGCAAGATATGCTATGGAATATACAGATCATGTTATTATTGTCGGTGAAGGTGCTGATAGATTAGCAAAAATATTGCGTCTAGAGCCTAGAAATAATTACATACCTAGTAAGATAGTTGCAAAATATAGAGAGTTGGTAAAGAACCCTAGAAGTATTGGTTATTGGAAAAAACTTCCAGAGATTTTACCAAAATTTTTAGTTGGAGATACAGTAGGAGCTGTTGCAATGGATGATGAAGGTAATGTAGCAGCCGCTGCAAGTACAGGTGGGGTATGGTTGAAGCTTCCTGGTAGAATTGGAGATACGCCTATTGTTGGAGCAGGATTCTATGCTGATAACAGAGGGGGAGCAGCTGTTGCAACAGGTTTAGGTGAAGTCATAATAATGTATGGTTTGACTAGGAAAGCTGTAGAAAAAATGATCTCTGGATTAGATGCTAATACTGCTTGTGTTACTACTATAAGAGAATTGACATCAATTTATGGGGATAATAATGCAGGGATACTTTGTTTAGATCTAAGAGGCGAGATAGTAGCTGTTCATAACACTCCGGCTATGCCTTATGGATACATAGAAGATTTAGAATTAAAAATATCTTTTAGTGGGGTTAAGATTTAGTTTCAATCTCTATTCTTCGGATTCCTCTTCAACCTCTTCATATTTAGCTATTGGTGCTATAGAAGCTCTTTCTCTAATTGCATTAACCATTTTTAGTGCTTCATCAGCACTTACATGTCTCGCACTTTGAACGACAGTGGATAGAGTATCTCTAAGTACATCTTCAAGAGTTCTGCCAGATGGTATCTCAAGTTTAACTTTTTCAAATATAGCTGGTGTAGGTTCTATGACCGCCCCTCTTTTTAGTATAGCTAAGGCCTCATTTACAGGTGTTACAATAGCTGCACCCACATCTCTATCATTTAATCTTAGAGCATATATTATATCACCATCGAATGTTTCACCAATTTTCACTATATTAAAAGCCACAGCTGCTGTTGCAATTTCAACAGCTTTTGAAATAAGTTTCTTTGTTATATTGTCAACTTCCTCTTGAGGAATTCTTCTAAAGGCTTCAATAACAATAGTATCCCATTTCCACACAATATTTTTATTAGCTTCATCAATATCATAGTCTATTCTAATTCTAACGACATCACCTTTATCGATTTTTATTTGTTCAACTAGAACTGTATAGAGAAATCTGTTTAGTTGTGCTACGGCAAAAGCTATCTTTTGGCTCCATTCCTTATCTCTACGTACATAGTCTCTTAGTTGTGCAAACATTGTACGCCTAATCTTATCTGCATAAGCACCTGCTATAACGAAACCTGAGCTTAGCCTAGGCATATATCCAGTCACCCGAGTACTAAATATTTCTCAGAGAACATAAACCTTTCTGAGGTATCTTTCCTCTAGAAATAGATAAGCCTTTATATGTAGATCCTCAATCTATCAATAATAGGTTATAGATATGTTTAGTAAACCAATAATTAGGGTTATACCTCCGGGACCTAAAGCTAGAGAATTGATAGAGAAACATAGAGAATTCGTAGCAACAACAACACATGATCCCGAAAACCTTCCCCTAGTTATCGAAAGGGGTGAAGGTGTATGGCTTATAGATGTTGATGGAAATGTATACCTAGACTTTTCATCATCTATAGCTGTTAATAATTTAGGCTATCCTACACATGATGAAATTAAGTATGTTGTTACCAAGATGATTGAAGTCTTAGCACATGCTGCAGGAACCGATTTCTTCAATCCATATCAAATATATCTCGCAGAGAAACTAGTAAAGATATCACCTGGTAGCCACAAGAAAAAAGTGTTTTTCTGTAATAGTGGTACAGAAGCTAATGAAGCAGCTATCAAGATAGCTAGGTATTTTACGAATAGAAAGTATTTCATAGCATTCATAGGATCTTTCCATGGAAGAACTATGGGATCGTTAAGTCTAACAGCATCTAAACCTGTACAAAGAAAGAGATTCTTTCCTATGCTTAACGGTGTTATTCATGTACCTTTTCCAAATCCTTATAGAAATCCTTGGCATATTGATGGATATGAACATCCTGATGAGCTTGTCAGTAGAGTTATAGAATTCATTGACTATTGGGTTTTGCAACACTATGTACCACCAGATGAGGTAGCAGCAATATTTTTTGAGCCTATACAGGGTGAAGGAGGATATATTGTCCCTCCTAAAAACTTCTTTGAGGAACTTTCAAAGCTTGCAAAAAGATATGGCATTCTAATGATAGATGATGAAGTTCAGATGGCTCTTGGAAGAACAGGTAAAATGTTTGCAATAGAGCATTTCAATATAGTTCCTGATATAATTACTATGGCTAAATCCTTAAGTGGAGGTGTAGCACCAATAGGAGCAACAATATTTAGAGCTGAAATGGATCTCGAAACAGGTGCACATAGTAATACATATGGAGGAAATGCATTAATGAGTATGGTAGCCTTGAAAACAATTGAGGTAGTTGAAAGATATTTAGATAATGTTTTATCACTAGGCAAAATTATCAAAGAAAGGCTATATGATTTAAAAGAGCGATATAATGTTATTGGCGATGTTAGAGGTCTTGGACTTGCATGGGCAATAGAATTTGTTAAAGATAGGAATACTAAGGAACATGATATTAAAACTAGAGATAGAGTGATATACGAGGCATTGAAGAGAGGACTAGTACTACTTGGATGTGGAAAGAGCTCGATAAGAATAGCACCTCCATTAATAATCGATGAAGAAAGGATAAAAATAGGATTAGATATTCTAGAAGAAGCAATTAAAGCCTCTGTGTGATAGTTTTTGAAGATAGAACTTGAGCTTATTGAAGTATATAGATATGAGGGAATCCCTAGTAAAAGATTTAGATTCCAAATCAGAAATACAAATATATACATTAATGTCTCTGCAGATGATGTTGAAGAAGCACTGAAAAAAGCAGAAGATATAATAAAACGTTTAGAACTAGATAAAAAACTCGTTAAAAAAATTAGTGGCGATAGTGGAGATCGAAATGCCAAGTAGGAAAATGGAATGTATAGTTTGTGGCAGAATTTTTTATGAGGGACAGGGTATAAGGATAAGTATAGCTGGAAAAGAATATACATTTCATTCAAAGTCTTGCGCCTTAAAATTCGTTAAAAATCTTTTCTTATACTTAGATCCAAAAGATTTAGAAAATGCAGCTAAGTTAGCTGAAAAAGAATTCATTGAGCATTTAAAGGAGCTCCGAGAACAAAGAAAGAAAAATCTAGAGAGAATATAGTATTGTTTATCTGTAAATACTAAATAGCCACTATCTTTTTGATGAGTATATAGGGCATAGAGCTCCAATGAAAGAGAGTTTTCTAATATTAATTCTCTGAGTACCTTCAACTTCATTGACAGCATCAATACCGAAGGTCTTTCTTAAACTATCAACAGCATCGTTAGATAGTTTCCATCCCATACATAGACCATTATTGTTAAACTTACATGTAGAACATCTCCAGTTTCCTAAGGAATTTACGATATTCATGATAGTTCTTATTGTGTTTATATATTGGACAACCTCATTATGAGAATTTACTATTTCTTCTATCTTCTTCAAAATAGCATCTATGGAGTTTCTCAACTCAATCAGATCATGATTTGGCATAATATTTGTCTCAGGTTGTAATGTACTTTGTTCAGACAATACTGTCACCTAAGAAATATCTCTATCTAGTACATAATTAAATATGTCGGCTCATTAGCTCTTCAACGTTTTAACAATTCTATTATTTTTAAAAGTTTCTCTTGAGGTAAAATCGAAAGCCAGTCTATTGTATGTCCATAATAAGCAGATTTTTCACCAAAGAGAATTTCTATGATTTCTAATGCTATTTCTTCGCTGTTTCTCGATGTTGCATTAATTTCTATTACTAAATCTTCTCCAAGTTCATCAATAGCATTCAACGTACAGATAGAAAGTAGTTCTGCCTCCACATTTTCAATAACCTTGTTAAGACTCCACCCCCTCTTTAATAAAATATTCATTAACTCTTCTGGATCTCTCCTAATAACGAATACAACCTCTAGTATTTCTTTAGGTGTTATTTCAGCATAATGACTATCAATGATCATGGCCCCATTACTATTATATAGCTTTAAAAGTTCATGTCTAACCCTATCTTCATCTATAACATTTGTTTGTCTTTCCGAATCATAGAAGAGAATTAGATTATTCTCTATAACATATTTGCTAAGATCTATGACAGGAATACCCAGGTACTGTGATAATATCTTAGCTGTACTACTCTTACCTGTTCCAGGAGTTCCAGAGATACCTATGGATTTCATTTAAATTCCCTTTGTAATTCGATATAGTTTTAATGTTACACAGCCTTTTAGCAATATGCATCTAAATTTTATTAGGTGTAAAACTTTTAATACCACAATAATTTAATTGAGGAGCTACAGTAATATCTAATTGACATTTATTAGGGTGGTATACTTATCTCACTAAATTCATGCTAATTATCTTTTGGGACAAAATATGGTTTCACTCTCAGATTTTGAAAAAAGATGGGCTGGCGGACCTACGGTAGGAGAAAAGTTTAAAGAACTATTCAAGAAAAAGGAGCCTATCAAGCAAAAGATTGTGATGGCAGACTATAAGATAAGGGCTATGGTCAGTAGATTAGATGTATTTATAGAGAGACTTAGGGAGAGAGATAGGACACTATTTGAAAGAGTTGTTGATGCATTAACTCAGGGAGATGAAGTTAGGGCAACTATGTATGCAAATGAGATTGCTGAGATTAGAAAGATGGTTAAGCAGCTAACAATAACTCAAGTAGCTCTTGAGCAAGTAGCCCTAAGGCTAGATACTGTATTAACTATGGGCGATATAATGTCAGGGCTAATACCTGTTGTAGGTGTTGTAAAAGAGCTAAGGCAAATTATTAAAGGAATAATGCCTGAGATGTCCTTAGAATTATCAGAGATTGAAGAAGGTCTTAGAGATGTAGTTATATCTGCAGGAGAAGCTTTGGGTATGCCAACAGGAGATATCTATGCATCACCTGAGGCCAGAAAGATACTAGAAGAAGCTAAGATTGTAGCTGAACAGAGAATGAAGGAGAAATTCCCAGAATTACCAGCACTTGGAGTGTCACAGCAGAAAGCAACAGCTCCTGCTACAGGCTCTGTATAATCTAAAGCATAGCTGAATTTGCATAACGCTTTTAAGACTTTTTCCTAAATGTTTTTCTAGTGATGATAATGCAAAGCAAATCTAATATTGTTATCGGTAGGATACTGGGTTATAAAAGAGGTGGTGGAAGGCAGTACAATAATAAAGTCTTGATCAAGGTATTTATAGATAGTAAAAATATTCATAAGTTAATAGGTTCAAAGGTTATAGCAAAAGATTCTAAAGATAATACGTATAATGGTAAAATAGTTAAGATACATAGCACAAAGAATACTGTTGCAATAGCACATTTTAAGCCTAATATTCCAGGGCAGTTGATAGGATCCACAGTTAGCATATTCCTATTAAAATAGGGGCCTCAGAGTAACTCTGATATATCATTAACTCTTTCTTGCCAGGTTATCATCATCGGAAAGTCTTTGTTTTCTATGAAAATCTTAATTGTGTTTGGCTAAAAACCCTATCTATTTTAAATAATCGTCATTCTAAGTACTTATTATTATCTAATGGTAAAGATTAATTATGCTGTAGGGTATATCTGCTCTGTAAGATATAAGATATATGTAAGGAGGTAAACTATGGAATTTTCAATTGTGGCACAAACTCTAGATATATTAGAGAAAACTAGTAGCAAGATACAACAGGCAGCAGCTTTAGCACTATTATTCAAAAAGACTCCTTCTAATGTTATAGATAAAGTTGTCTACATCATCCAAGGAACTCTATGGCCTGATTGGAAAGGGCTTCCAGAGCTTGGCATAGCTGAGAAAGGGGTGCAGAAAGCAATATCTATGGCTCTAGGGGTGAGTGAAGCTGAGGTTGAAAGGGTGTACAAGAGTTTAGGAGACTATGGACTAGCTGTTGAGAGATTAAAACTAGGTAAGCAGAATAAGTCTGTAGGTCTAGTAGGATTTATTAAATCGGCTAAGGGAGAGGTATACAAAAAACTGACTGTTGATGAAGTATATAGCCAGTTGGTCAAGATAGCAATGCTTCAAGGCGAGGGTAGCAGAGATATGAAGTTAAGGTTACTTTCTTCTCTTCTAGCTGTTGCTGATCCAAAAGAAGCTAAATATATCGTTCGATTTATTGAAGGAAGGTTGAGACTAGGTGTTGGAGAAGCAACGATAATGGATGGATTAGCATCAGCGTTTGGTGCGCCTAGGGATCTCATTGAGAGAGCATATAATATATATCCTGATCTAGGTGCAATAGCAAAGCTTCTAGCAGAAAAGGGTGTTGTAGAGCTAAAGAATATTAAACCTACGCCAGGCATTCCATTGAGACCAATGTTGGCAGAACGAGCTAGTGATCCAACAGAGATATTGAATAAGGCTGGAATACCAGCTTTAGCAGAGTTCAAATATGATGGTGAACGAGCACAAATACATAAGAAAGGCGATAGAATATGGATTTTCTCTAGGAGATTAGAAGAAATAACGAATCAATATCCAGATGTTGTAGAGATGGCGCTAAAGAGAATAAAGGCTGAAGAGGCTATTGTCGAAGGCGAAATTATAGCTATAGATCCAGAAACAGGGGAATTTAGACCTTTTCAAGAGTTGATGCATAGAAAGAGGAAGAAGGATATACATGAAGCTTTAAAGGAGTATCCTGTTGTTGTAAGGCTATTTGATTGTCTATATGTAGATGGTATTGATATGACGCTTAAGATTCTTCCAGAGAGGAGGGAGATGCTTAGGAAGATAATTGATGAATCAGAGGAATTCAAATTGGCAGAGGGTATGATAGTTAATAATACAGCAGAGTTAGAAACATTCTTCTTAAAGGCTGTAGAAGCGGGTTGCGAGGGCCTGGTTGTAAAATCGCTTGGAAGAGATTCTGTATATCAGGCTGGGGTTAGAGGATGGCTATGGATAAAGTATAAGAGAGATTACAAGAGTGAGATGACAGATACTGTTGATTTGGTTGTTGTAGGGGCATTCCACGGTAGGGGAAAAAGAGCAGGTACATATGGAGCACTATTGTTAGCAGCATATGATCCTGAAAGTGATACATTTAAAACCGTCTGTAAAGTGGGAACAGGTTTTACAGATGAAGAACTCGCTGAACTTCCAAAGAAACTAGAACCATATAGACTACCCCATAAGCATCATAGGGTTGATAGCGATATAGAAGCTGATGTATGGTTTGAGCCTGCAGTAGTTATGGAGGTTACTGGTGCAGAACTAACACTATCCCCTCTACACACATGTTGTAGAGGGATGGTAAAACAAGGTGTAGGTATATCAATAAGATTTCCAAGATTTGTGAGATGGAGACCAGATAAGTCACCTAAAGAGATAACTACAACTAAGGAAATACTAGAGATGTATTATAGGCAACTCAGAAAAGTTTCACAGACTACAACAGGGGTGGGAGAAGAGAGATAATACTCATCATGTAACTATTTAATATTAGTATAGCTTTGGTATGAAGCCCAAAACTATTTTATCCTTGGCCTACTTTCTTAGATGCTTGAAAAGGTGAGCCATACTGAGTATAGATACATTGATGGGATATCGAGGTAAAACTAGAGAAGTCTTGGAGAAACTTGGGGCATCTATAGGATGTAGAATAAGATTGTCTACTAAGGATAATGTGTTTATAGAGGGAATTCTCATGCCAAAACACGAGTTTAGTTCGCCTGAGATTATAGTTATAAAGCTTGATAATGGTTATAATATTGGTATAAGCATTGATAGAGTTGTGAAAATAGAGTTAGTTATGTGTAGAAGTATTCCAAGTCCTCCAAAAACAATTATGGAAAAAATTGGTGGTTTACCTATAACAAAAATTCTTGGTTGTGGGGGTACTATAGCAAGTAAGGTAGAATATGAGACTGGAGCTGTTAAACCTGTTATGGAGCCTTCAGAGCTATTAGAACTCGTCCCTGAGCTCAAGGGATTGGCTAACTATGAAATGGAGGTGGTATTCAATATTCTCAGCGAAGATATGACTCCTTCTCATTGGGAAGTAATAGCACATAGAGTCTATAATGCTATAATTAGTGGTGTTGATGGAATTGTAATTACACATGGAACAGATACTATGAGCTATACCGCAGCTGCACTAGCATTTGCATTAAGAAATTTACCCATGCCAATATCAATTGTAGGTGCACAAAGGAGTAGTGATAGACCTAGTACCGATGCAGCATTAAATCTATTTGCAGCTGTCTTAACAACGCTAAAAGCACCATTTGGCGAAGTTGTAGTTGTTATGCATGCAACTTCATCGGATACAGAAGCATATGTACATAGAGGTGTAAAGGTTAGAAAAATGCATAGCAGTAGAAGGGATGCATTTCAAAGCATAAATGACATACCTCTAGCAAAGGTAGATCTAATTAAAAGAGAGTTCATTTTAATTAATAATAGATTTATTGGGAGAGCAAAGAATAGATCTGATGTTATAGCACAGATAGGATTTGATGATAAAGTAGCATTAGTTAAAGCGTATCCAGGCTTTCAAAAAGAGATAATAGATTTTCTCGTAGATAAGGAATTCCATGGAATAGTTATTGAAGGAACAGGCTTAGGTCATATCGGAAGCTATGTTATTGATTCAATAAAAAGAGCTATCGAACATGAGATACCAGTGGTAATGACTACACAGACATTATTTGGTAGAGTTAATATGAATGTATATACAACAGGTAGAAAGCTTCTAGAAATAGGGGTCATACCTGGCGAAG
Above is a genomic segment from Ignisphaera aggregans DSM 17230 containing:
- a CDS encoding SPFH domain, Band 7 family protein (COGs: COG0330 Membrane protease subunits stomatin/prohibitin homologs~InterPro IPR001972:IPR001107~KEGG: smr:Smar_0156 SPFH domain-containing protein/band 7 family protein~PFAM: band 7 protein~SMART: band 7 protein~SPTR: A3DKV9 SPFH domain, Band 7 family protein~PFAM: SPFH domain / Band 7 family) is translated as MPIGAAEVVGILLLLIVLTVILSRSLRVVREWERLIVLRLGKYVGIKGPGLVLLVPFVDRGLIVDIRLHTIDVPKQEVITKDNVTIKVDAVVYYRVVDPEKAILRVRDYNYAIALLAQTTLRDVIGQIELDDVLSKREEINKRIQNIIDGITEPWGIKVSMVTIKAVELPEGMIRAMAYQAEAERIRRARIIEAEAERTASAILSDAALIYEKHPIALRLRELQTYVDIAKEKNVIIITESLGAKTTAEAIATALATTSIQRGEGKKE
- a CDS encoding protein of unknown function DUF107 (COGs: COG1030 Membrane-bound serine protease (ClpP class)~InterPro IPR002810~KEGG: smr:Smar_0157 nodulation efficiency protein NfeD~PFAM: protein of unknown function DUF107~SPTR: A3DKW0 Nodulation efficiency protein NfeD~PFAM: Clp protease; NfeD-like): MNKSKIQILWILLFFMATIFIVHVSFLYSQQTLNTKAILIRIDGIVGTIDKPTEDYVRYALSLATDRGVPLIIIVNSYGGYLESTINIADILLNAKVPVIGFIADKAFSAASIVVQPMHIVAITPYGVIGAAQPIQINPVTGQYEYVNESKVINSIVALATRYAEARGRNKTAVEMFIRRNLVLRGEEAVKYHVVDIIANDLDDLINKVNNQMVTISYGDHRYNVTIRIDGYEYIEPGLQIQLYAYLRDSLINSILWFIGFFGTFILLLTGRIDLIPFTIVFLLLALVGGGMDINVVSVLLIGLGSILIAIELVTPGYGILGISGIIALTFGFLLMPMAPATYLYPSVIESIRIIILILGGGLGALFSFIMYKILETNRKRKHIQISSIVQAQIGKVVEKIEPNKKGLVMVGGEYWSAESDEVIEPGEEVEVIGRKGFTLIVRKKRT
- a CDS encoding peptidase T2 asparaginase 2 (COGs: COG1446 Asparaginase~InterPro IPR000246~KEGG: tne:Tneu_1423 peptidase T2 asparaginase 2~PFAM: peptidase T2 asparaginase 2~SPTR: B1Y9B9 Peptidase T2 asparaginase 2~PFAM: Asparaginase), which produces MIILNSKKLVLAVHGGAGRWNLDNDTREAVYRSLRDALNAGFNVLKSGGKALDAVVEAVKVLEDSEIFNAGIGSALNALGYVEMDAGIMDGRSLRAIGIGATRYPKNPIVLARYAMEYTDHVIIVGEGADRLAKILRLEPRNNYIPSKIVAKYRELVKNPRSIGYWKKLPEILPKFLVGDTVGAVAMDDEGNVAAAASTGGVWLKLPGRIGDTPIVGAGFYADNRGGAAVATGLGEVIIMYGLTRKAVEKMISGLDANTACVTTIRELTSIYGDNNAGILCLDLRGEIVAVHNTPAMPYGYIEDLELKISFSGVKI
- a CDS encoding Uncharacterized conserved protein UCP037214 (InterPro IPR017140~KEGG: ape:APE_1866.1 hypothetical protein~PFAM: Uncharacterised conserved protein UCP037214~SPTR: Q9YAS7 Putative uncharacterized protein~PFAM: Uncharacterized protein conserved in archaea (DUF2258)), with the protein product MPRLSSGFVIAGAYADKIRRTMFAQLRDYVRRDKEWSQKIAFAVAQLNRFLYTVLVEQIKIDKGDVVRIRIDYDIDEANKNIVWKWDTIVIEAFRRIPQEEVDNITKKLISKAVEIATAAVAFNIVKIGETFDGDIIYALRLNDRDVGAAIVTPVNEALAILKRGAVIEPTPAIFEKVKLEIPSGRTLEDVLRDTLSTVVQSARHVSADEALKMVNAIRERASIAPIAKYEEVEEESEE
- a CDS encoding Acetylornithine transaminase (COGs: COG0160 4-aminobutyrate aminotransferase and related aminotransferase~InterPro IPR005814~KEGG: smr:Smar_1591 4-aminobutyrate aminotransferase~PFAM: aminotransferase class-III~PRIAM: Acetylornithine transaminase~SPTR: A3DPW5 Aminotransferase~PFAM: Aminotransferase class-III~TIGRFAM: 4-aminobutyrate aminotransferase, prokaryotic type), translating into MFSKPIIRVIPPGPKARELIEKHREFVATTTHDPENLPLVIERGEGVWLIDVDGNVYLDFSSSIAVNNLGYPTHDEIKYVVTKMIEVLAHAAGTDFFNPYQIYLAEKLVKISPGSHKKKVFFCNSGTEANEAAIKIARYFTNRKYFIAFIGSFHGRTMGSLSLTASKPVQRKRFFPMLNGVIHVPFPNPYRNPWHIDGYEHPDELVSRVIEFIDYWVLQHYVPPDEVAAIFFEPIQGEGGYIVPPKNFFEELSKLAKRYGILMIDDEVQMALGRTGKMFAIEHFNIVPDIITMAKSLSGGVAPIGATIFRAEMDLETGAHSNTYGGNALMSMVALKTIEVVERYLDNVLSLGKIIKERLYDLKERYNVIGDVRGLGLAWAIEFVKDRNTKEHDIKTRDRVIYEALKRGLVLLGCGKSSIRIAPPLIIDEERIKIGLDILEEAIKASV
- a CDS encoding conserved hypothetical protein (KEGG: hbu:Hbut_0973 hypothetical protein~SPTR: A2BLG0 Putative uncharacterized protein) — encoded protein: MKIELELIEVYRYEGIPSKRFRFQIRNTNIYINVSADDVEEALKKAEDIIKRLELDKKLVKKISGDSGDRNAK
- a CDS encoding conserved hypothetical protein (KEGG: sai:Saci_1319 hypothetical protein~SPTR: Q4J976 Conserved protein); the encoded protein is MPSRKMECIVCGRIFYEGQGIRISIAGKEYTFHSKSCALKFVKNLFLYLDPKDLENAAKLAEKEFIEHLKELREQRKKNLERI
- a CDS encoding hypothetical protein (KEGG: sid:M164_2024 hypothetical protein~SPTR: C4KJ62 Putative uncharacterized protein) — encoded protein: MTVLSEQSTLQPETNIMPNHDLIELRNSIDAILKKIEEIVNSHNEVVQYINTIRTIMNIVNSLGNWRCSTCKFNNNGLCMGWKLSNDAVDSLRKTFGIDAVNEVEGTQRINIRKLSFIGALCPIYSSKR